The following are from one region of the Centropristis striata isolate RG_2023a ecotype Rhode Island chromosome 19, C.striata_1.0, whole genome shotgun sequence genome:
- the purg gene encoding purine-rich element-binding protein gamma yields the protein MMADGCCRGMERGRGKIASDSLPRPTYPQQYVQSGSQQQGNDIQELASKRVDIQKKRFYLDVKQSVRGRFLKIAEVWIGRGRHDNIRKSKLTLSMSMAPALRYCLGDFIDYYARIGLRGGLAPPQLEEHSNNGQGRAHDSRRRQQEQQHAALSPTGSAVSDDHAHRVLKSEFIERDNRKYFLDLKENQRGRFLRIRQTVSKGHGTMGYYGQGIEQTIVLPAQGLIEFRDALSQLIEDYGDEESDERGRSGSRNHDESPELPEAASFRVDNKRFYFDVGSNRYGIFLKISEVRQPYRNTITVPLKAWARFGENFIRYEEEMRRIFSCHKEKRIDGRQDSEEQED from the coding sequence ATGATGGCTGATGGATGTTGCAGAGGGATGGAAAGAGGCAGGGGTAAGATTGCATCAGATTCTTTACCGAGACCCACATATCCTCAGCAATATGTCCAGAGCGGATCCCAGCAGCAGGGCAATGACATCCAGGAGTTAGCGTCCAAACGCGTCGACATCCAGAAGAAACGCTTCTATCTGGATGTGAAGCAGAGTGTGCGGGGTCGCTTCCTGAAGATAGCCGAGGTGTGGATCGGCAGAGGCCGGCATGATAACATCAGGAAGAGCAAGCTGACGCTGTCCATGTCCATGGCCCCGGCGCTCCGCTACTGCCTGGGGGACTTCATAGACTACTATGCCCGCATCGGGCTGCGGGGGGGCCTCGCGCCTCCGCAGCTCGAGGAGCACAGCAACAACGGCCAGGGCCGCGCGCACGACTCCCGCAGgaggcagcaggagcagcagcacgCGGCGCTGTCCCCCACCGGCTCCGCGGTGTCCGACGACCATGCCCACCGCGTCCTCAAGAGCGAGTTCATAGAGAGAGACAACAGAAAGTACTTCCTGGACCTGAAGGAGAACCAGAGGGGTCGCTTCCTCCGCATACGGCAGACTGTCAGCAAAGGACACGGCACCATGGGCTACTACGGCCAGGGCATCGAGCAGACCATCGTGCTGCCGGCTCAGGGGCTCATCGAGTTCAGAGACGCGCTGTCACAGCTCATCGAAGACTACGGCGACGAGGAGAGCGACGAGCGCGGCCGGAGCGGCTCCAGGAACCACGACGAGAGCCCCGAGCTGCCCGAGGCTGCGTCTTTTCGGGTGGACAACAAGAGGTTTTACTTTGACGTCGGGTCCAACCGGTAtggtatctttttaaaaattagcgAGGTACGGCAGCCGTATAGAAACACCATCACAGTCCCCCTAAAAGCCTGGGCTAGGTTTGGAGAGAATTTCATCAGGTACGAGGAGGAGATGCGGCGGATCTTCTCGTGTCACAAAGAGAAGAGGATAGACGGCCGGCAGGACagtgaggagcaggaggactGA